From the Paenibacillus sp. FSL H8-0548 genome, one window contains:
- a CDS encoding MDR family MFS transporter, giving the protein MASASKKAAPAGDPMSIRNILAPLIAIIVGMFMVILDGTAMNVAMPGLMKDFQSSMSIVQWTITGYALAQAAVIPLAGWMSDRFGAKQVFLFSIIMFTIGSALCALASTAEQLIVFRVIQGLGGGMVAPIAMAFTFRLSPPGKQGAVMGMIGIPMLLAPALGPVVAGYLVDYVSWHWIFIINLPIGIIAVIIGLRTLPNVDRKRVPALDFLGMIFAPLAFAMLAYGVSSAGGGEGGSGSGWTSPQALTGIIVGGIALIIFVIVELNRKEPLLELRVFKSSNFTRGIILQWVVQIALFGTLFLIPIFLQIAKGYSAFDTGLILLPQALAAGIFMPIGGKLFDRFGARPLVITGLAIVSVAGFLLSQISAETTLLTLMIPISMLGAGMGLCMMPLNTHIMQSAPRELVTRVTSLTAAAQQVMTSFAIAGLSTILASRIEHYGTASPGPNVVYSSYGDTFFILAAISIVGVIFALLLRRPKQEQGVSTDEKPEMSMMMGH; this is encoded by the coding sequence ATGGCTTCAGCTTCAAAGAAAGCAGCCCCCGCTGGTGATCCGATGTCGATACGGAATATTCTTGCTCCGCTTATCGCCATCATCGTCGGTATGTTTATGGTTATTTTGGATGGTACCGCAATGAATGTTGCCATGCCAGGTTTAATGAAAGATTTTCAAAGCTCGATGTCGATCGTTCAATGGACGATTACCGGCTACGCGCTTGCACAGGCAGCCGTCATCCCTCTAGCGGGATGGATGTCTGATCGTTTTGGAGCCAAACAAGTCTTCTTGTTCTCGATCATTATGTTTACGATCGGCTCTGCTCTTTGTGCTCTAGCTTCTACAGCAGAGCAGCTTATCGTATTCCGTGTCATTCAAGGTCTAGGCGGCGGTATGGTTGCTCCAATCGCTATGGCCTTTACCTTTAGGCTAAGCCCTCCAGGCAAGCAAGGCGCAGTTATGGGCATGATCGGTATTCCGATGCTTCTAGCACCTGCTCTTGGCCCTGTAGTCGCTGGTTATCTCGTTGACTATGTATCATGGCATTGGATTTTTATTATCAATCTTCCAATAGGTATTATTGCGGTAATCATCGGTCTTCGCACCTTGCCAAATGTCGATCGGAAACGAGTGCCTGCCCTTGACTTCCTCGGCATGATCTTTGCTCCTCTAGCGTTTGCTATGCTGGCTTATGGCGTCAGCTCTGCTGGCGGCGGTGAAGGCGGCTCTGGAAGCGGCTGGACGTCTCCTCAGGCTTTAACAGGCATCATTGTAGGCGGTATTGCCCTCATTATTTTCGTTATTGTTGAGCTTAATCGCAAAGAACCGCTGCTTGAGCTTCGTGTGTTCAAATCAAGCAACTTCACCCGCGGCATTATTTTGCAATGGGTCGTTCAAATCGCTTTGTTCGGCACTTTGTTCCTGATTCCGATTTTCTTGCAAATCGCTAAAGGTTATTCCGCTTTCGACACAGGTCTAATCCTGCTTCCTCAAGCACTTGCTGCAGGTATATTCATGCCGATTGGCGGCAAGCTCTTTGACCGCTTTGGCGCGCGGCCTCTCGTCATTACGGGCTTAGCCATCGTGTCGGTTGCCGGCTTCTTGCTTAGTCAAATTTCCGCGGAAACGACTCTGCTTACGTTAATGATTCCAATATCAATGCTGGGTGCGGGTATGGGCCTATGCATGATGCCGCTCAATACACATATTATGCAATCTGCTCCTAGAGAGCTCGTAACCCGTGTAACCTCTCTTACGGCAGCAGCGCAGCAAGTAATGACCTCGTTCGCCATCGCTGGTCTGTCAACGATATTAGCTAGCAGAATCGAGCATTATGGCACGGCTAGTCCAGGACCAAATGTGGTCTACTCCTCTTATGGAGATACATTTTTTATTTTGGCGGCCATCTCTATCGTTGGTGTCATCTTCGCATTACTGCTGCGCAGACCTAAGCAGGAGCAAGGCGTGAGTACAGATGAAAAACCAGAAATGTCCATGATGATGGGACACTAG
- a CDS encoding TetR/AcrR family transcriptional regulator codes for MMAAPENGRTKQELSNAILHTANHLFSKHGVESVSMHQIAKTVGIGQGTLYRRYSNKGDLCMDMMKDNLNLFTKEIEEYLMTNAMQPIHERLSMVMRKIIAFIDKESKWLGVMQSFTKIEVQKSDFFESAPYLFLHAAISGLLQEAIDTEYIQSIDPNYTAHSFISVQSPHTFRHLRYVMGYSCEEIQDRFCRTFIDPLFR; via the coding sequence ATGATGGCTGCACCAGAAAACGGCAGAACGAAACAAGAGCTGAGCAATGCTATATTGCATACAGCTAATCATTTGTTTTCCAAGCATGGGGTAGAATCGGTAAGCATGCACCAAATTGCTAAAACGGTTGGAATCGGACAAGGCACGCTGTATCGCCGCTATTCGAACAAAGGTGACTTGTGCATGGACATGATGAAGGATAACCTTAACCTGTTCACTAAAGAAATCGAAGAGTATTTGATGACGAATGCCATGCAGCCTATTCATGAGAGATTGAGCATGGTCATGCGAAAAATTATTGCTTTTATCGACAAAGAGTCGAAATGGCTAGGGGTTATGCAGTCTTTTACTAAAATCGAAGTTCAAAAAAGCGATTTTTTTGAATCGGCTCCGTACCTTTTTTTACATGCAGCAATTAGCGGATTATTGCAAGAAGCTATAGATACTGAATATATTCAGTCTATCGATCCCAATTATACGGCTCATTCATTTATATCCGTACAATCACCGCACACGTTTAGGCATCTCCGCTATGTGATGGGCTATAGTTGTGAAGAGATTCAGGATCGGTTTTGCAGGACCTTTATTGACCCATTATTCCGTTAA
- the miaB gene encoding tRNA (N6-isopentenyl adenosine(37)-C2)-methylthiotransferase MiaB: MKDSKQLATDSKQGQLKDYSKYFDFSDAKVIDQDENSTTYRIKGRIVNINAAPSHKDEKKRGKEDIEVHYNFAIPDELRTMGIGKHYLIQTYGCQMNEHDTEVMKGMFEEMGYTATEDRQLADVILLNTCAIRENAEDKVFGELGHLKALKTEKPDLLLGVCGCMSQEESVVGRILQKHAFVDMIFGTHNIHRLPFLLQNAYFSKELVVEVWSKEGDIIENMPKKREGMRAWVNIMYGCDKFCTYCIVPYTRGKERSRRPEDVIAEVRELARQGFKEITLLGQNVNAYGKDFEDIEYRFGDLMQDMSKIDIPRVRFMTSHPRDFDDHLIEVLGTGGNLVEHIHLPVQSGSTEILKRMSRKYTREAYLELVGKIKKAIPNAMLTSDIIVGFPGETDEQFEDTMTLVQEVGFDSAYTFLYSPREGTPAASMEDNVPLEVKKARLQRLNAQLAANAREKNEQLLGQVVEVLIEGESKNNANFLSGRTRTNKLVHLEGSKDWIGKFIMAKVTEAQTWYIKAEPLEQSTIETVVNG, encoded by the coding sequence ATGAAGGATAGTAAGCAGCTCGCTACAGACAGTAAGCAAGGCCAGCTAAAGGATTATTCCAAATATTTTGATTTTAGCGATGCAAAAGTAATTGATCAGGATGAGAATTCAACGACCTACCGCATTAAAGGAAGGATCGTCAATATAAATGCGGCACCGAGCCACAAGGATGAGAAGAAGCGCGGCAAAGAGGATATTGAGGTTCATTATAATTTCGCTATTCCGGATGAGCTTCGGACGATGGGCATTGGCAAGCATTATTTGATCCAAACGTACGGCTGCCAAATGAACGAGCATGACACCGAGGTTATGAAGGGCATGTTCGAGGAAATGGGCTATACAGCTACAGAGGATCGTCAGCTTGCAGATGTTATTTTGCTTAATACTTGCGCAATCCGTGAGAATGCGGAGGACAAGGTGTTTGGCGAGCTTGGACATCTGAAGGCGCTAAAGACGGAGAAGCCTGACCTGCTGCTCGGTGTTTGCGGCTGCATGTCGCAAGAGGAGTCTGTTGTCGGACGAATTTTGCAAAAGCATGCTTTCGTTGATATGATCTTTGGTACGCATAATATACACAGGCTGCCTTTCTTGCTGCAAAATGCCTATTTCAGCAAAGAGCTGGTTGTAGAGGTATGGTCCAAGGAAGGCGACATCATCGAGAACATGCCCAAGAAACGCGAAGGAATGCGCGCCTGGGTTAATATTATGTATGGCTGCGATAAGTTCTGTACGTATTGCATTGTTCCGTATACAAGGGGCAAGGAGCGCAGCAGACGGCCGGAGGATGTTATCGCTGAGGTGCGTGAGCTCGCTAGACAAGGGTTTAAGGAAATTACGCTGCTAGGCCAGAACGTTAACGCTTACGGCAAAGATTTTGAAGACATAGAGTATCGTTTCGGCGATCTTATGCAAGACATGTCCAAAATCGACATTCCGCGTGTTCGGTTTATGACGAGCCATCCGCGGGATTTTGACGATCATCTGATTGAAGTGCTAGGAACGGGCGGTAATTTGGTAGAGCATATCCATTTGCCAGTACAGTCTGGAAGCACGGAGATATTGAAGAGAATGAGCCGCAAGTACACAAGGGAAGCTTACTTAGAGCTGGTTGGAAAAATTAAAAAGGCAATCCCGAATGCTATGCTGACCTCGGATATTATCGTTGGATTTCCAGGCGAAACGGATGAGCAGTTCGAGGATACGATGACTCTCGTGCAGGAAGTAGGCTTTGATTCTGCCTATACCTTCTTATACTCTCCACGTGAGGGGACGCCTGCTGCAAGTATGGAAGACAATGTGCCGCTAGAGGTGAAGAAGGCTCGTCTGCAGCGCTTGAACGCACAGCTAGCTGCGAATGCAAGAGAAAAGAATGAGCAGCTGCTAGGACAAGTCGTTGAGGTGCTTATTGAGGGCGAGAGTAAAAATAATGCGAACTTCCTTTCTGGACGGACGCGCACCAATAAATTAGTGCATTTGGAAGGGTCTAAGGATTGGATTGGCAAA